The following proteins are co-located in the Bordetella bronchialis genome:
- a CDS encoding tripartite tricarboxylate transporter substrate binding protein has protein sequence MSHKLDLFRRAAATLAGATALFAAAAPAYAAYPDKPVRVVVGFSAGGTTDVIARIMSKELTESLGQSFVVENKPGAGSNIGTEYVARSAPDGYTLYFVAVTSAINQTLYTKLNFDLVKDFAPVALAAKVPNVLVVNPQVPVKSVKELVDYAKAHPGKLAFASSGSGTSIHMAGELFKLKAGVDVLHVPYKGSAPALTDLIGGQVQFMFDNMPSSWPHVQSGKLRALAVTTKERSPTAPDLPTMAESGFPGFDVSSWFGLIAPKGTPPEVIKTLNAAMVKALDKPEVKDAFDKLGAVPSKTTPEQFGEFIQSEVATWATVVKASGARVD, from the coding sequence ATGAGTCACAAGCTTGACCTGTTCCGCCGCGCCGCCGCCACGCTGGCGGGCGCCACCGCGCTGTTCGCCGCTGCAGCGCCCGCGTACGCCGCCTATCCGGACAAGCCGGTACGCGTCGTCGTCGGATTCAGCGCCGGCGGCACCACCGACGTGATCGCGCGCATCATGTCCAAGGAGCTGACCGAATCGCTGGGCCAGTCCTTTGTCGTCGAGAACAAGCCCGGCGCCGGCAGCAATATCGGCACCGAGTACGTGGCGCGCTCCGCGCCGGACGGCTACACGCTGTATTTCGTCGCCGTCACCAGCGCCATCAACCAGACCCTGTACACCAAGCTCAATTTCGACCTGGTGAAGGACTTCGCCCCGGTGGCGCTTGCCGCCAAGGTGCCCAACGTGCTGGTGGTCAACCCGCAGGTGCCCGTCAAGTCCGTCAAGGAGCTCGTGGACTACGCCAAGGCGCATCCCGGCAAGCTGGCCTTCGCCTCGTCGGGCAGCGGGACCTCCATCCATATGGCGGGCGAGCTGTTCAAGCTGAAGGCCGGCGTCGATGTCCTGCATGTCCCGTACAAGGGTAGCGCCCCGGCCCTGACCGACCTGATCGGCGGACAGGTGCAGTTCATGTTCGACAACATGCCTTCGTCGTGGCCCCACGTGCAGTCGGGCAAGCTGCGCGCGCTGGCGGTCACCACCAAGGAGCGCTCGCCCACGGCGCCCGATCTGCCCACCATGGCGGAATCCGGCTTTCCCGGCTTCGACGTGTCGTCGTGGTTCGGCCTGATCGCGCCCAAGGGCACGCCGCCGGAAGTGATCAAGACCTTGAATGCGGCCATGGTCAAGGCGCTGGACAAGCCGGAGGTCAAGGACGCCTTCGACAAGCTGGGCGCCGTTCCGTCCAAGACCACGCCGGAGCAGTTCGGCGAATTCATCCAGTCGGAAGTCGCCACCTGGGCCACGGTGGTGAAGGCCTCGGGCGCGCGCGTCGACTGA
- a CDS encoding mechanosensitive ion channel family protein, translated as MQLDLNGFAAMIPTAVDIGLNLLWGVVILGLGWWAAGLLGRWVRRLAQRSDRIDRTIVPMFCTTVVWAVRIFTLIAVLAQFGVQTASIIAVLGAAGLAVGLALQGTLQNIAAGIMLLMLRPIRAGEYIALSSGSEGTVEEVGLFLTRLVQGDGIHVTLPNSTIWNATITNYSRNATRRFDMAVGIRYGDDLDLAIATLRETVNAHPLALQSPAPDVRVFEYRDNVVIVNVRVWAESARYWEFRWDLLHKARLALDAAGLRPPVPVREVTYASAGQDPALARKP; from the coding sequence ATGCAGCTCGATCTGAACGGCTTCGCCGCGATGATACCCACCGCGGTCGATATCGGCCTGAACCTGCTCTGGGGCGTGGTGATACTGGGCTTGGGCTGGTGGGCGGCCGGCTTGCTGGGACGCTGGGTACGCCGGCTGGCGCAGCGCTCCGACCGGATAGACCGCACCATCGTTCCCATGTTCTGCACCACCGTGGTCTGGGCGGTGCGGATCTTTACCCTTATCGCCGTGCTGGCGCAGTTCGGCGTCCAGACGGCCAGCATCATCGCCGTACTGGGCGCCGCCGGCCTGGCGGTGGGCCTGGCTCTGCAAGGCACGCTGCAGAACATCGCGGCCGGCATCATGCTGCTGATGCTGCGTCCCATCCGCGCCGGCGAATACATCGCGCTCAGCTCCGGCAGCGAGGGCACCGTGGAGGAAGTCGGCCTGTTCCTGACGCGGCTGGTGCAGGGCGACGGCATCCATGTGACCCTGCCCAACAGCACCATCTGGAACGCCACCATCACCAACTACAGCCGCAACGCCACGCGCCGTTTCGACATGGCGGTGGGCATACGCTACGGCGACGATCTGGACCTGGCCATCGCCACGCTGCGTGAGACGGTCAACGCGCATCCGCTGGCGCTGCAGTCGCCGGCGCCGGACGTACGGGTATTCGAATACCGGGACAACGTGGTCATCGTCAACGTACGGGTGTGGGCGGAATCCGCGCGGTATTGGGAGTTCCGCTGGGACCTGTTGCACAAGGCCCGCCTGGCCCTGGATGCCGCCGGCCTGCGCCCGCCCGTGCCGGTGCGCGAGGTCACGTACGCCAGCGCCGGGCAGGATCCCGCGCTGGCGCGGAAACCCTGA
- a CDS encoding IclR family transcriptional regulator, whose product MEDASNHTAGPRTLRRGLQVLAALRDHGPEGLCVTDLARHTGIQRPTIYRLMAALMEAGLALPVAGTKRYRAQLTPETGIADADPRLRQTLPALRRLAQRTGDAVFLVVREGDESVSLHREIGGYPVQILATYAGKRQPLGVGSGGMALLAALPDDEARGIVERNAASLDEYGGMTPHQMLRLVENTRSRGYSVVGNHAVRGALGVGCALLDDQGRPVLAISVTAIIDRMPAQRQREIAGWIKAELARLPA is encoded by the coding sequence ATGGAAGACGCTTCGAACCACACCGCCGGCCCGCGCACGCTGCGCCGCGGCCTGCAAGTACTGGCCGCCCTGCGGGACCACGGCCCGGAAGGACTTTGCGTGACGGACCTGGCGCGCCATACCGGCATCCAGCGTCCCACCATTTATCGCCTGATGGCGGCCCTGATGGAAGCCGGGCTTGCCCTGCCCGTGGCGGGGACCAAGCGCTACCGGGCGCAATTGACGCCGGAAACGGGAATAGCGGACGCGGATCCGCGGTTGCGCCAGACCCTGCCGGCGCTGCGGCGGCTGGCCCAGCGTACCGGCGACGCGGTATTCCTGGTGGTGCGAGAGGGCGACGAGTCGGTCAGCCTGCACCGCGAAATCGGCGGCTATCCCGTGCAGATCCTGGCGACCTATGCCGGCAAGCGGCAGCCCCTGGGCGTCGGCTCCGGCGGTATGGCGCTGCTGGCCGCCCTGCCCGATGACGAAGCCCGCGGCATCGTCGAGCGCAACGCCGCCAGCCTGGACGAATACGGCGGCATGACCCCGCACCAAATGCTGCGCCTGGTGGAGAACACCCGGTCGCGCGGCTACTCCGTGGTCGGCAACCACGCGGTGCGCGGCGCCCTGGGCGTGGGATGCGCCTTGCTGGACGATCAGGGGCGACCGGTGTTGGCGATCAGCGTGACGGCCATCATCGACCGCATGCCGGCGCAGCGGCAGCGCGAGATCGCCGGCTGGATCAAGGCCGAACTGGCGCGCCTGCCGGCTTGA